The Pseudomonas pergaminensis nucleotide sequence AGTAGCCAAAGCCCAGGGAGGCAACGATCCACACCACCACCGCCAGCACCGAGCCAGGGGTGATAAAGCGGAATTTCTGCTCGACGTCCGGCATCACGTAGTACATGAGGGCCACGGCGAACATCAGCAAAATCACGATCAACGGCCAGCGCAAAATGGTCCACAAGGTGACCACGAATTCCTGCATGCCGATCTGCCCGGCCAGCCATTCCATCACCTGCGGCCCGAGCACCATCAGCGCGGCGGCGGCCAGCAGCATGCCGGCGATGCCAACGGTGTAGAAAATCGACAGTGGGAAGCGCTTCCAGATGGGACGGCCTTCAACCACGTCGTAGGCCGCGTTCATCGCGCTCATCATCAAGCGCACACCGGCCGACGCTGTCCACAGCGCGATCACGATACCCACCGACAGCAGGCCACCCTTGGATTGCTGCAACTGGTCGATCACCGGGTTGACCTGCTCCAGGGCCTGGGGCGGCAACACCAGTTCCGATTGCATGCGCAGCCACGTGAAGAAGTCCGGCAGGTGCAGGAAACCGATCAGGGCAATCAGGAACAGCAGGAAGGGGAACAGCGAGAACAGCATCTGGTAGGCCAGTGCCGAAGCATAGGTAGGCATTTCGTCATCGACGAATTCCTTGACGGTGCGCACCAGCACTTTGTGCAGCTTGAGACCATCGAGAACCGGAAAAATCATAGCGTCTCCTTTCGCCGCAAAAAGGTTGAGTTCGTGGGCGACTCAGGGGCCGTTTTCTACATCAAGGTAGCCTATTTGGCGACCTCGAAACAATTTCGAAACTTTAACCGCATCAGGTGACACAAAAACGGCCATCCGTGGATGGCCGCTTGGTTGCGCACTGGCAGTCTTACTTGGTCGCTTTTTTTACCGCGTCCTTGGTGTCGCCAACTGCTTTCTGCACTTCGCCTTTCTTTTCCTGGACCACACCTTCAGCGCGCAGTTTGTCGTTGCCGGTGACTTTACCGACACCTTGCTTGATATTGCCGACCGCCTCGTTTGCCAAGCCTTTAGCCTTGTCAGATGTGCTGCTCATGGTATTTCTCCGAAAGAACAATCAAGGGTTTTGGGTCATTACGTAAAGATTGACCCGAGGCCGTTCAGCAGAGTTTCAATTATTTTTGCCCACGCATTTCATCGCCGGCCGCAGGTTTGGCTTTATGTTTTGCCGCCAACCCCTGAGAATGCCCGGCACATTCAGGCTCAAACGCTGAATAACAGATCCCGTAGGAAGGTTATGAAACTCAATAAAGCACAGGCCATCGCCCGCCGAAACACCGAACTGGGCGGTGCCGTACTCGGCGTCAACAACTGCCATTTCACCGACCTGGACCGCAAGCGCAACATCTGGTGGTTTGACCTGCCGGTGGGCCGTATTGCCGTGGGCCAGTACGAGTGGATCCACCTGTTGATGCACAACGCCGAGACCGACCAGTTGCTGCACTTGAAGGTGCCAACCGTGTTCCTGCGCGAGAAGCTCGAAGGCCTGGTGGTCCGCAATGCGGGCAAGCGCAAGCCGGAGATTACGCTGGAGCTGAGTGCGGACAAGGATTCGTTCTTGAAGGATGTGCGCCCGGCGGGTGCTGGCGTGGGATTCGCGCAGTTCGCCCTATAAAAAACGCGGTTCAAAATGTGGGAGGGGGCTTGGCCCCGATGACGGTGTGTCAGCTACAGATTGCTGACTGATACACCGCCATCGGGGCAAGCCCCCTCCCACATTGGTATAGCGTTACTTTTTAAGACCGAGCTTCTTCAACTCTTCGTCGCGCAACTCACGGCGCAGGATCTTGCCCACATTGGTGGTCGGCAATGCATCACGGAATTCCACGGCCTTGGGCACCTTGTAGGCCGTGACGTTGGCGCGCATGTGCTCCATCACCTGGTCCTTGGTCAGGGTCGCGCCCGGCTTGACCACGATAAACAGCTTGATGTGTTCCCCGGACTTCTCGTCCGGCACACCGATGGCCGCGCACTGCAGCACGCCCGGCAGGCCTGCCAGCACGTCTTCCAGCTCGTTCGGGTACACGTTGAAGCCCGAGACCAGGATCATGTCTTTCTTACGGTCGACAATGCGCATGTAGCCGTCGGGCTGGATGATCGCGATGTCACCGGTCTTGAGCCAGCCTTCGCTGTCGAGCATTTCGTCGGTGGCGTCCTGGCGCTGCCAATAGCCTTTCATCACCTGCGGGCCCTTGACGCACAGTTCGCCGGTTTCGCCCAGCGCCAGTTCGGTGCCGTCGTCGGCAATGACTTTGCACACGGTGGACGGTACCGGGATGCCGATGGTACCGATCTGGATATGCTGGATCGGGTTCACAGTGGCCACCGGGCTGGTCTCGGTCATGCCGTAGCCTTCGCAGATGCCGCAACCGGTCACGGCCTTCCAGCGCTCAGCGGCGGCCAGTTGCAGGGCCATGCCGCCGGACAGGGTGACTTTCAGCGCGGAGAAGTCCAGCTTGCGGAATGCCTCGTTGTTGCACAGCGCCACGAACAGGGTGTTCAGGCCGACAAAGCCGCTGAACTTCCACTTCGACAGTTCCTTGACCATCGCCGGCAGGTCGCGCGGGTTGCTGATCAGGATGTTGTGGTTGCCGATCAGCATCATCGCCATGCAATGAAAGGTGAACGCATAGATGTGGTACAGCGGCAGCGGCGTGATCAGGATCTCGCAACCTTCATTGAGGTTGGAGCCCATGAGCGCCTTGCATTGCAGCATGTTGGCGACCAGGTTGCGGTGGGTGAGCATGGCGCCCTTCGCCACGCCAGTGGTGCCGCCGGTGTATTGCAGCACCGCCACATCATTGCTGGCCGGGCTCGCGTCGCTGACCGGTTGACCATGCCCCTTGGCCAGCACGTCGTTGAACTTGATCGCCTTGGGCAAGTGATACGCCGGGACCATTTTCTTCACGTACTTGATGACGCTGTTGATCAGCAGACGCTTGAGCGGCGGCAACAGGTCGGCGACTTCGGTGACGATCACGTGCTTGACGGCGGTCTTGGGCACGACCTTTTCCGCCAGGTGCGCCATGTTGGCCAGGCACACCAGCGCCTTGGCGCCGGAGTCGTTGAATTGGTGTTCCATTTCCCGCGCGGTGTACAGCGGGTTGGTATTGACCACGATCAGGCCGGCACGGATGGCACCGAACACAGCGACCGGGTACTGGAGGACGTTGGGCAGTTGCACGGCGATGCGATCGCCAGGCTGCAGGTCGGTATGTTGTTGCAGGTAGGCGGCGAAGGCGCCGGACAATTCGTACAGCTCACCGTAGGTGATGGTCTTGCCCAGGTTGCTGAAAGCCGGTTTGTTGGCGAAGCGCTGGCAGGACTGCTTCAGTACCGCCTGAATATTTGGATACTCGTCTGGATTGATTTCTGCAGCAATCCCGGCGGGGTACTTATCCTTCCAAAAGTCTTCGTTCATGGAAGCCCACTCCTCAGCGACGTCAGCGACGCGAATTCATCATCGCATTTGATGCGATTATTATTGGTGTATGTTTTTTTAGGTGAATCTGGCGCTTTCAAGCAGGCCGAGACGTCACAAAGCGCGCCGAGAGTAGCAGCTTTGCCAAGGGCCGCCTAGAGCCAAAGGAGGGCCCTGCGGTCATAATCACGACTGTCCTACAATAATTGGTCACGCTTTAAACATTGCTGAAATATGCCCTGGAAAGGCTCTGGAATGGGGTATTCAGGCCAACACAAGGCAAATGTGGGAGCGGGCTTGCTCGCGAATGCAGAGTGTCAGTCAACAGATAGGCTGGCTGATACACCCCATTCGCGAGCAAGCCCGCTCCCACATTTTTGATTGCATTTCAATTCACGGTCAGGCGATGTCGCGCAGCTCCCGGCGCAAGATCTTGCCCACGGGCGTCATCGGCAAAGACTCGCGCAACACGATATGTTTGGGCACCTTGTACCCGGTGAAGTTGGTCTTGCAGTACGCCTTCAACTCCTCAAGACTCACCCCTTGCGCACGCGCCACCACAAACAGCTTCACCGCCTCCCCGGTGCGATCATCCGGCACGCCGATCACCGCGCAATTGGCCACGGCCGGGTGGGCCATCACCACGTCTTCGATCTCGTTGGGGTATACGTTGAAGCCCGAAACAATGATCAGGTCTTTCTTGCGGTCGACAATGCGCACAAAACCA carries:
- a CDS encoding CsbD family protein produces the protein MSSTSDKAKGLANEAVGNIKQGVGKVTGNDKLRAEGVVQEKKGEVQKAVGDTKDAVKKATK
- a CDS encoding YihY/virulence factor BrkB family protein, whose translation is MIFPVLDGLKLHKVLVRTVKEFVDDEMPTYASALAYQMLFSLFPFLLFLIALIGFLHLPDFFTWLRMQSELVLPPQALEQVNPVIDQLQQSKGGLLSVGIVIALWTASAGVRLMMSAMNAAYDVVEGRPIWKRFPLSIFYTVGIAGMLLAAAALMVLGPQVMEWLAGQIGMQEFVVTLWTILRWPLIVILLMFAVALMYYVMPDVEQKFRFITPGSVLAVVVWIVASLGFGYYVKTFADYNAMYGSIGAIIVLLLYFYISAAVLLLGAEMNAVIEHMSAEGKDPGEKEFEEPGHTDEKQHVSGLGRDHSKPTTDEV
- the fadD1 gene encoding long-chain fatty acid--CoA ligase — protein: MNEDFWKDKYPAGIAAEINPDEYPNIQAVLKQSCQRFANKPAFSNLGKTITYGELYELSGAFAAYLQQHTDLQPGDRIAVQLPNVLQYPVAVFGAIRAGLIVVNTNPLYTAREMEHQFNDSGAKALVCLANMAHLAEKVVPKTAVKHVIVTEVADLLPPLKRLLINSVIKYVKKMVPAYHLPKAIKFNDVLAKGHGQPVSDASPASNDVAVLQYTGGTTGVAKGAMLTHRNLVANMLQCKALMGSNLNEGCEILITPLPLYHIYAFTFHCMAMMLIGNHNILISNPRDLPAMVKELSKWKFSGFVGLNTLFVALCNNEAFRKLDFSALKVTLSGGMALQLAAAERWKAVTGCGICEGYGMTETSPVATVNPIQHIQIGTIGIPVPSTVCKVIADDGTELALGETGELCVKGPQVMKGYWQRQDATDEMLDSEGWLKTGDIAIIQPDGYMRIVDRKKDMILVSGFNVYPNELEDVLAGLPGVLQCAAIGVPDEKSGEHIKLFIVVKPGATLTKDQVMEHMRANVTAYKVPKAVEFRDALPTTNVGKILRRELRDEELKKLGLKK